A region from the Aegilops tauschii subsp. strangulata cultivar AL8/78 chromosome 5, Aet v6.0, whole genome shotgun sequence genome encodes:
- the LOC109767745 gene encoding uncharacterized protein, producing the protein MNQTEISGLEFTGLHDTHVGEESYATEFPEMNQDLSHKTEFDVVMATTAMHSGSGNSYACLDGYEDTRMMSGIQAVKEVRHGSTQHLEGTYSDSDEENLSSSPETSSTTNYGYMEPNLENMYNALGEMVDKEGAVVLKPDFVMCDTALHYQPHLIFSPDGFKIEHSDCDPYEDDKTIALCWDVCDIISINSQWTQSVISASVTLLIRPSAETESSDPIRVEFILTDPQWPRKQEKICHMASRYRDIWNNTPSEDFALENRSTDPSLFFPKQYFSGIDDFEDVIYPKGDPDAVSISSRDVDLLLPETFVNDTIIDFYIKYLSTRMKTTEKSKYHFFNSFFFRKLADLDKDQGRAPEGRSAFLRVRKWTRKINIFAKDFLFIPVNFSLHWSLIVICYPGEVETSEDGEAKKHGKVPCILHMDSLKGNHSGLKDIIQSYLWEEWKERHPESALDISDKFLNLRFVSLELPQQDNSFDCGLFLLHYVERFLMDYPSSFNPMKISVSSTFLSDGWFEPAEASLKRSLIRKLIQELVTVPSQTFPELTCGSEQFDESYLGRENAEPEAAREFLAQGCSAGESDSLCQIPGTQQQSTSVCFNDSGNVLPVPGCILETEGVTTFAVQDTQVCPPDNDIAICMPSQAVENEPPPADYDNKPDLRSCAPEDDEALKDDGCVVKGQDTFEESMLDCSHNNQTISSHAEVMMHDIMDSKCGSFSINSAAMAYKEQSLETSINEVLYDCCDVSEDMDPVMMSDAREVDIAPDPASTKDEADNGRCDLPDVMGSVVAGDIEGNTSEHSSERNIIEDEEAKGDISLIVCDLNNDVAEQSSPVVCDLNNDVAEHSPATIAVESEDAKHEETSVDLKVEDDIEVGMEETCAAADKISDGMRHISPESKEGNIDSAVPHEPKEGETSSIVSGDSKNWSDEAHVDSVDAHGNVGPGAGETVPCEVDTNHTDAEMPDIDSALCVKNETVCEDTPCDAKRPLPDGISKDQKMEVCEDKPNEAVWEDKPRDAKRALLASTSEDQKMVASEDKPNEAVSEDKPCDAKRPRLASTSEDQKMQVSEDRCSEDVESTAEKTERRNKRRKGTVPTPTPATDKRRTRSSSMPRFLG; encoded by the exons ATGAATCAGACTGAGATCTCTGGTTTGGAATTCACTGGCTTGCATGATACTCATGTTGGTGAAGAATCATATGCAACTGAATTTCCTGAAATGAATCAGGATCTATCCCACAAAACCGAATTTGATGTGGTTATGGCAACTACAGCCATGCACAGTGGTTCTGGCAATTCCTATGCTTGCTTAGATGGATACGAAGATACAAGGATGATGTCAGGAATTCAGGCCGTGAAGGAAGTTAGACATGGCAGTACGCAGCACCTTGAG GGAACATATTCTGATTCCGATGAAGAAAACTTGTCATCTAGTCCTGAAACTTCATCCACCACTAATTACG GTTACATGGAACCAAATTTGGAAAATATGTACAATGCTTTGGGTGAAATG GTTGATAAAGAAGGGGCGGTTGTGCTTAAACCTGACTTTGTGATGTGCGACACGGCCCTGCATTATCAGCCTCACTTAATTTTTTCACCAGATGGGTTCAAAATTGAACATTCGGATTGTGATCCATATGAAGATGATAAGACGATAGCTCTATGTTGGGATGTTTGTGACATCATTTCCATTAATAGTCAATGGACTCAGAGT GTTATATCTGCCTCTGTAACTCTCCTTATTAGACCCAGTGCAGAGACCGAAAGTTCAG ATCCTATTAGAGTGGAGTTTATTCTTACAGATCCACAGTGGCCACGAAAACAAGAGAAGATCTGTCATATGGCATCAAGATATCGTGACATCTGGAACAACACTCCATC AGAGGATTTTGCGTTGGAGAACCGGAGCACTGACCCAAGTTTATTTTTCCCGAAACAGTACTTTTCTGG CATTGACGACTTTGAAGATGTTATCTATCCTAAAGGAGATCCGGATGCTGTTTCTATTAGCAGCAGAGATGTTGATTTGCTTCTACCTGAAACATTTGTCAACGACACAATAATTGACTTTTATATCAA ATACTTGAGCACAAGAATGAAGACCACCGAGAAGAGCAAGTACCATTTCTTTAATAGCTTCTTTTTTCGCAAGCTGGCAGATCTTGACAAAGATCAAGGGAGAGCTCCAGAGGGTAGATCAGCTTTTTTACGTGTCCGCAAGTGGACCCGAAAAATAAACATATTTGCGAAGGATTTTCTATTTATTCCAGTGAACTTCAG CTTGCATTGGAGCTTGATTGTTATTTGTTATCCTGGAGAAGTGGAAACATCTGAAG ATGGTGAAGCAAAAAAGCATGGTAAAGTTCCATGTATATTACATATGGATTCTCTTAAAGGAAATCACAGTGGACTGAAAGACATTATTCAAAG TTATCTATGGGAAGAGTGGAAGGAAAGGCACCCTGAATCAGCATTAGATATTTCAGACAAATTCTTAAATCTGAGATTCGTCTCCCTTGAG CTCCCTCAGCAAGATAACTCATTTGACTGTGGCCTGTTCCTTCTCCATTATGTGGAACGCTTTCTGATGGATTATCCCAGTAGCTTCAACCCTATGAAGATATCAGTATCCTCAACCTTT CTCAGTGATGGTTGGTTTGAACCCGCTGAAGCTTCTCTGAAGCGTTCATTGATCCGGAAGTTAATCCAGGAGCTAGTGACAGTACCTTCTCAAACTTTTCCGGAACTAACCTGTGGCAGCGAGCAGTTTGATGAAAGTTATCTAGGAAGAGAAAATGCTGAGCCTGAAGCAGCTAGAGAGTTCCTTGCTCAGGGGTGCTCTGCTGGTGAATCTGACTCACTTTGCCAAATTCCTGGAACACAGCAACAATCCACATCCGTCTGCTTTAATGATTCTGGAAATGTTCTACCTGTTCCTGGATGCATTTTAGAGACTGAAGGGGTTACAACATTTGCTGTACAGGACACACAG GTTTGTCCACCCGACAATGATATTGCCATCTGCATGCCAAGCCAGGCTGTTGAAAATGAGCCACCTCCTGCGGATTATGATAATAAACCTGACCTGAGATCATGTGCCCCAGAAGATGATGAAGCGTTGAAGGATGATGGTTGTGTGGTAAAAGGTCAGGACACTTTTGAGGAATCCATGCTGGATTGTTCGCATAATAACCAGACAATTTCTAGCCACGCAGAAGTTATGATGCATGATATTATGGATTCCAAGTGTGGCTCATTCTCTATTAACTCCGCGGCAATGGCCTACAAAGAACAGAGCTTAGAAACAAGCATAAATGAAGTTCTGTATGATTGCTGTGATGTTTCCGAGGATATGGATCCTGTCATGATGTCTGATGCCAGGGAAGTTGACATTGCACCTGATCCAGCAAGCACCAAAGACGAAGCTGACAATGGCAGATGTGATCTCCCGGATGTCATGGGATCTGTTGTGGCTGGTGATATAGAAGGGAATACTTCTGAGCATTCTTCAGAAAGAAACATTATTGAAGATGAGGAGGCCAAGGGTGATATTTCTCTCATAGTATGTGATTTGAACAATGATGTTGCTGAGCAGTCTTCACCCGTGGTATGTGATTTGAACAATGATGTTGCTGAGCATTCTCCCGCAACAATTGCTGTCGAATCTGAGGACGCGAAACATGAAGAGACTTCTGTGGATCTCAAGGTAGAAGATGATATCGAAGTTGGCATGGAGGAAACTTGCGCCGCTGCGGATAAGATCAGTGATGGTATGCGGCATATTTCACCCGAGTCCAAAGAGGGAAACATTGACAGCGCTGTTCCCCATGAGCCGAAAGAGGGAGAGACTAGCAGCATCGTGTCAGGTGACAGTAAAAATTGGAGTGATGAAGCTCATGTGGATAGTGTGGATGCACATGGTAACGTAGGACCAGGAGCAGGCGAGACAGTTCCTTGTGAAGTTGACACTAACCATACCGATGCTGAGATGCCTGACATTGATAGCGCCTTGTGCGTGAAGAATGAAACAGTTTGCGAGGACACACCCTGTGATGCTAAAAGGCCTCTTCCTGATGGCATCTCCAAAGATCAGAAGATGGAAGTTTGCGAGGACAAACCGAATGAAGCAGTTTGGGAGGACAAACCCCGTGATGCTAAAAGGGCTCTTCTTGccagcacctctgaagatcagaAGATGGTAGCTTCAGAGGACAAACCGAATGAAGCAGTTTCTGAGGACAAACCCTGCGATGCTAAAAGGCCTCGTCTTGCCAGCACCTCTGAAGACCAGAAGATGCAAGTTTCCGAGGACAGGTGCTCGGAGGACGTCGAGTCTACCGCCGAGAAGACAGAGCGGCGCAATAAGCGTCGCAAGGGCACCGtgccgacgccgacgccggcAACAGATAAGCGACGAACGAGGAGCTCCTCAATGCCACGGTTTCTGGGTTAG